DNA from Phragmites australis chromosome 16, lpPhrAust1.1, whole genome shotgun sequence:
atctactctactcgACATTTCTCTAACTAATTTCCTATTATTTTTCTAAGTGTTTCTAACACTAAATTATCTAAAtattcaaaaaaattgaaatattcTTACATTATCGAACTACCTCAAACTATTCTAACCTATATTTTAAACTATACTAAATGTTCTACCTAACTATACTAATTTTTATAACTATAGTAAATTTCCAAACTAGATTTAAtctattcttaattttttatcctaacttttctatttttttctactCTATCCTAGATTTTTCCTACTCTACTCTAAATAATATATACTAATTTTTCCTACTCTATTCTTACTATTTACTAttatttcttataaaaaaaaatacaagatcaTCACCGCTGTTGTCGGGTTGCTCGCTATCGGTCGAGGCCGTCATGCGTTGCCAGTTGTTGAAGCATGGTCGTCACCCGCCGGTCTGCTCCCGCCCGTCACCGCCTCACTCTCGCGCGCAGTCGCCACCGCTCTCGCCCGTCGTCGTCGCTCTCTACTGGACTACGCACGTGGAAGACGAGGAACAGAAAATGAATCGACGACCAGGCTAATATTAAAGGCATGTCGGTATTCAAATGCCAACATACCTAATGTGGCACCTATCGGTATTCCGCATGCCAACAGTTCATGACACGTCATGTATCGACATATAGAATATCGACAGACCGGTACGCTACACGAATATCCTACGTGGCACACCTCTTTAGCTGGGCCTAGAAATTGTCGATATTCTGTGTGTCGACAGGTCCTCAGGTCCAGTACCACGTAAGCTGTCGTTATGCAGAATACCGATAGGTCATGTGTTGGTATTCCACGTACCAACAGGTAtctattcttataatttttaaatttaactattatttttataattttttaataaaataatattattaaaaaaatcaagagaaaGATTAGACATCCTACCTATCTGGGAAAGATGACCACTATActttttaaatagtagagatacttcttatataaaaaaaaattacaaaactaaacatctattttgaaaaatcacaCATTTGGACTCATGTCACCCATTGTAAGCGCAAAAAGTGTGTCTCCGTTCCAACAGACGACAAATTTAAAACAATAACATACgatagttaaaaaaataaaataagtatttcaatactcttaaaattcaaaacactattaaaataattataaataatttcaGAAAATTTGGAGAGCTACATCATAGCATTTTATATAccactaattttttaaaattttgtatgCTATTTTTTAGTGTTTTAATTTTTGAGATAAATGTAacgtattattttttaatttaagtttAAATATACGATTTTTCAAAATCAAacgtctatttttacaattatttaatttaagaaatataaaaaaatcgtgAGTGACGTAGGGCTAGGCAATATTGACATTGGGCCCGGCTTGTGACTCCGACGGAGTTTCCAAAGGCCCGCTCGCCTTGCTTTCTCCGCCCTTGCTCGAGTCGCCTCACTTCCCCCACCCATATACCCAACAAGCCAAACCCCGTCtcctcgcctccgcctccgcctacGACATCGAGAACTCCAATGGCGGCGTCCCCGGCACCCTTCTCGCTctccgcctccaccgtgccggcgcGGCTCCGCGCCGCGGTGGCacccgcggcggccgcgcgcggTAGGCAACGGCGCGGGCGGATGGTGGTGCGCGCCAAGATCCGGGAGATCTTCATGCCGGCGCTGAGCTCCACCATGACGGAGGGAAAGATCGTCTCCTGGACCGCCACTGAGGGCGACCGTGTCAGCAAGGGAgacgccgtcgtcgtcgtcgagtCCGACAAGGCCGACATGGACGTCGAGACGTTCTACGACGGCATCGTCGCCGCCGTCCTCGTCCCCGCGGGGGAGTCCGCGCCGGTCGGGGCGCCCATCGCACTGCTCGCGGAGTCCGAGGAGGAGGTGTCCCTCGCCGTCGCCAAGGCCCAGGAGCTCGCCAAGGTGGGGCAGCCGCAGCAGGCGCCGCCTCCTTCGGCGGATGTCGCCGGGACgccgcccccgcctccgccgcggccgGCGGAGGCTCCGGTGGTTGTTCCCGCCCCGGTGGTCGCAGGGACCAAGGGCATTGCCACGCCGCAGGCTAAGAAACTAGCGAAGCAGCACAGGGTGGACCTTGCAAAGGTGACtgtcaccggaccattcggtcgAATTACGCCTGCAGATGTTGAGGCGGCCGCAGGCATCCAGCCAAAGCCAAAGgttgctcctgctgctgctgcaccaccaccacctgtgGCTGCGCCCTCAGTGGGGGCAGTGCCTCAAGCGGCAGTGCTCCCACCGGTGCCTGGTGCGATTGTCGTTCCATTCACTACCATGCAGGCCGCCGTGAGCAAGAACATGGTGGAGAGCCTGGCAGTGCCGGCATTCAGGGTTGGGTACCCTATTTTAACCAACAAGCTCGATGAGCTGTACGAGAAGGTGCTGACATTGGAGGATTTGGAGAATGCTCTTCTGTTTCTTGGCCTGCTTGTTGATGAATGCGTCGATTTGGTTTTGTTAGGTTAAGTCAAAGGGAGTGACAATGACAGTGCTGCTGGCGAAGGCCGCAGCCATGGCGCTTGCGCAGCACCCTGTTGTCAATTCTAGCTGCAAGGATGGAAAGAGCTTCACTTACAACAGTAACATCAACATTGCAGTGGCTGTCGCTATTGATGGTGGGCTTATTACACCCGTCCTGCAGGATGCTGATAAGGTATGTACTGTCTGTGTGATAAATTTGGCTTTAGTTAGAAATTGTGCCACACGAGTTCACTAAACAACTTATGAAATGGCACAATGCAGCTGGATATATACTTGCTCTCGCAAAATTGGAAGGATCTAGTCAAGAAGGCACGTGCGAAACAGCTCCAACCAAATGAGTACAGCTCTGGTATATAACTCATTGCTTTGTATGGTGTGTTAGATT
Protein-coding regions in this window:
- the LOC133895731 gene encoding dihydrolipoyllysine-residue acetyltransferase component 4 of pyruvate dehydrogenase complex, chloroplastic-like codes for the protein MAASPAPFSLSASTVPARLRAAVAPAAAARGRQRRGRMVVRAKIREIFMPALSSTMTEGKIVSWTATEGDRVSKGDAVVVVESDKADMDVETFYDGIVAAVLVPAGESAPVGAPIALLAESEEEVSLAVAKAQELAKVGQPQQAPPPSADVAGTPPPPPPRPAEAPVVVPAPVVAGTKGIATPQAKKLAKQHRVDLAKVTVTGPFGRITPADVEAAAGIQPKPKVAPAAAAPPPPVAAPSVGAVPQAAVLPPVPGAIVVPFTTMQAAVSKNMVESLAVPAFRVGYPILTNKLDELYEKVKSKGVTMTVLLAKAAAMALAQHPVVNSSCKDGKSFTYNSNINIAVAVAIDGGLITPVLQDADKLDIYLLSQNWKDLVKKARAKQLQPNEYSSGTFTLSNLGMFGVDRFDAILPPGQGAIMAVGASKPTVVTDKDGFFSVKSKMQVNVTADHRIVYGADLAAFLQTFAKVIEDPDSLTL